The DNA window TCGATCCCAAACAGGTGCCGCCGGCCATCGATCTGGTGTCTAAAAAGCGGGAGAAGTCGCTGGGCATCTACGAGATCGATGGTGAGACGTTGAAGCTATGCTTTAATGAGCCAGGCGGGGCAAGACCCCAGACGTTTGCGTCCGCCAAGGGCAGCCGCGTGTCGTACATCATCCTGAAGCGGATGAACAAGTAAGCACCGACCTTTGGTCGAGGACAAACACCTTGCATCGTGCCCGGTCATGACTCATGTGACCAAGTCGCTTGGCGGAATCTTTCCCAATCCGCAGACGTTTGCATTGCATCTATTTCCATCAAAGAAGCCCTGCGGAGTTTTCTCCGAGGGCTTCTTTGTCTGCGCGCTGAAGTACCCGGCCCAAACCGGCCGCTCAGGTTGGACAGCACCCGGCCGACCGTGCCCGACGCCAGTCCCAGGCCCCTTACGGAGGTATCCGCCATGGCCGACCACGCCACCAACCCGACCCGCCCCTGCGAGCGGTGCGGCACGATGATCCCGCCCGAGCGTATCGAGATCCTGCCCGACACCCGGCTATGCGTCGCCTGCAGCCAGGCCGTCGGCGGCGAGTTCCAGATCAGCTTCGTCGCCGAGAACCTCGCCAAGAGCGGCACCATGAAGAAGAACTACGGAGCGATCTCCATGAAAAAGACCCGCAAGCCGGTGCGGCGGGCACAGGGGTAGGCCCACCTTTGAAGCGTTTTGCCGGCTCCGTAAGCGAATCCACGACGGGTACGCGCACGCTTCGATAAGTGTTTCGCCTGCAACCGCCCCGTTTGTAAGTAAAAATCACGGCGTGTGAGCATTTTTCACGGCGGGAGCCGACCTGGCAAACCTCCGTCTTCCCCGATAAGAAACGCGGCGCGTTCCTGCTGCCCGTCAAGGCCGCCGTCCGAAAGGCGGAGCACCTGATCATCGGCGATCGACCGCTTGTGACGCTGATCGTCTGCCATGCGATCGGCGGATAAACGGTGGCGGAACGACTGCCGTTACCCGCCCTTCACGAGATAGGTGTAACGCGTGTTGCCGGCCACTTCCGGAAGCCGGCATACGTGCTCGGCCGGCCGACATTTGGCTTACGAACGGCCATGTTGCTAACTCGCGGTGGGGAAGCGCCGTTTCCGGCGACCGATCCAAGTACCAACCGCCAGCGCACCGATCAGCCCCGTCGCCGGCTCGGGCACGGGGACGATCTCGTAGCTGGTGCCAAACTCGATGACCCGAAAACCCGTGCCGTAGCCGGTGAAGAACACGTCGCTCTGGCTGTAGGCAGCGATGAAATTGCTGGACACATCGTCGAAGACCAATCGGTCATTGGCACCCTCCGTGCCGCCGGTAAGGCTACCGACCCAGTTGGTGATGGTGAGCCTGGAGCCTGCGGAGTGGGAGCCGAGGCCGGAGAAAAGGAACTCGTCGTTTCCACCGCTACCGGCGGAGCCGAAGTCGAGGGTGGAATTGGCGACGACGCTGAGCGCGCCAAAATTCTGGGCCTGATTGGCGGCGTTCCCGAAAGCGAGGATGCCGCCGGCGAGATTCACGACTGACGCGGTGTTGACGATGTCGTTGGAGGTGCCGTTCAAAAGCAGTGCCCCGGTGGAGTGCAGCGTCACCGCGGTGGTTCCGGCCAGGCCGCCACGATCCAGCTTGAGGGTGCCCTCGTTGATCGTGGTGACGCCGGTGTAGCTGTTGATACCCGAAAGCGTGATTGTGCCGGCACCCTTTTTCGTCAGGGCAAAATTGTTACCGCCGGTCGAGCCTGGCATCGCCGACGCCGATGCCGACCCGGCCGCGCTGCCGCCGAGGGTGCCGGAGAACGCGTAGTCGTTGCTGTTGTTGATCGTGAGCGTTGCCGCAGTGGACACATTGCTGTTGACGATGCGTTGAATGCGGAAATCACGTGCGACGTTGGTGAGGCCGGCGATCTCCTGGCTGAATCCGTTCAGATTGACGTCCGCAAAGCGGCCCGTGCCGGCACCATTCTGACCGTCGATTGTCAATACGGTCGATACCGGAAGCGCGTTGGCGATACCGATGTGGAGGACGATCTGCGACGCGGTGCTCCCGCTGGTATCGAGCAGAGTATTTCCCGCATAACTGTTCTGTGCCTTCAGCGCGACGGTGGACAAGGCGTTTTGATTCGCACTGCTGGTAAACTTGATATTACCGCTGCCACTGATCGTCCCGCCGAGTGTGAACGTGGAAACTGCACCCGCACCGGGCAGGTTCGTCGGCGCACTTATGGAGACCGTGGTGCCTGCCCCGCCGATGACGATGGGTTTGCTGATCGTCGCGCCGCCGATGAGCGGCTGCAGCAGCGTGGCGTCTGCCATCGAAATGCCCGAG is part of the Humisphaera borealis genome and encodes:
- a CDS encoding autotransporter-associated beta strand repeat-containing protein, whose protein sequence is MFVNDENTATTRDGSTRSEAFTESTWSTANSATYEWTGRYTIAARQQGAAILQVKNTDNDWAVQLNISSSGALTVNNRRNAGDVTLTNPDGSTRDFDGQGFDVRIHDDGLNYKVWIDGVLYADNFYSRPTGGTQFRWGMYLGSSILTAPSTQSVILVSGAQVKSWTGDLNTPITTITKANNNALNLSASGSWSGNVAPGLYEIAQWNSSVNATNCNATLNADQVWSGIKITNPATQVTINGTATLGLDRSGVDMSSATRSLLVNCPVELRVTQPCTIASSVSATFSDSMIGYGGITLGGSGTLILTGANTYTGPTTINGGTLRMGNGGTTGSLSTDSIITVGSGATYETNRSDDIVQGTDFSGAAISGAGGLKKSGTGKLTLTAANSYTGPTTLSAGTLAFNVASPFGSTSGISMADATLLQPLIGGATISKPIVIGGAGTTVSISAPTNLPGAGAVSTFTLGGTISGSGNIKFTSSANQNALSTVALKAQNSYAGNTLLDTSGSTASQIVLHIGIANALPVSTVLTIDGQNGAGTGRFADVNLNGFSQEIAGLTNVARDFRIQRIVNSNVSTAATLTINNSNDYAFSGTLGGSAAGSASASAMPGSTGGNNFALTKKGAGTITLSGINSYTGVTTINEGTLKLDRGGLAGTTAVTLHSTGALLLNGTSNDIVNTASVVNLAGGILAFGNAANQAQNFGALSVVANSTLDFGSAGSGGNDEFLFSGLGSHSAGSRLTITNWVGSLTGGTEGANDRLVFDDVSSNFIAAYSQSDVFFTGYGTGFRVIEFGTSYEIVPVPEPATGLIGALAVGTWIGRRKRRFPTAS
- a CDS encoding DUF1905 domain-containing protein, translating into MTACEHFSRREPTWQTSVFPDKKRGAFLLPVKAAVRKAEHLIIGDRPLVTLIVCHAIGG
- a CDS encoding TraR/DksA C4-type zinc finger protein → MADHATNPTRPCERCGTMIPPERIEILPDTRLCVACSQAVGGEFQISFVAENLAKSGTMKKNYGAISMKKTRKPVRRAQG